Proteins co-encoded in one Ruegeria sp. YS9 genomic window:
- a CDS encoding cysteine synthase A, translating into MRIARDLADAVGKTPLIRLRRISEETGCEILGKAEFMNPGQSVKDRAALFIIKDAIARGDLKPGGTIVEGTAGNTGIGLALVGASMGFKTVIVIPETQSEEKKDMLRLAGAQLVQVPAAPYRNPNNFVHYSRRLAEELAQTEPNGAIWANQFDNVANRQAHVETTGPEIWEQTGGKVDGFVSAVGSGGTLAGVAQVLQPKGVKIGLADPMGAGLYSYYTTGEIAMEGGSIAEGIGQVRITKNLEGFTPDFSYQITDNEALPYIFDLLREEGLVMGGSTAINMAGAVRLAKEMGPGHTIVTILCDYGTRYQSKLFNPEFLREKELPVPDWMTEAPRSIPGVFEDV; encoded by the coding sequence ATGCGCATTGCACGAGATCTTGCTGACGCAGTAGGAAAAACACCGTTGATCCGGCTGCGCCGCATCAGCGAAGAGACTGGATGCGAGATTCTTGGCAAAGCCGAGTTCATGAACCCGGGTCAGTCGGTAAAGGATCGTGCTGCTCTTTTTATCATCAAAGATGCCATCGCGCGCGGGGATCTGAAACCGGGCGGTACCATCGTGGAAGGCACTGCCGGCAATACTGGTATTGGTCTGGCTCTGGTCGGTGCGTCGATGGGATTCAAAACGGTTATCGTTATCCCCGAGACCCAGTCGGAAGAAAAGAAGGATATGCTGCGTCTGGCTGGCGCTCAGTTGGTTCAGGTGCCAGCAGCCCCGTATCGCAACCCCAACAATTTCGTGCATTATTCCCGCCGTCTGGCCGAGGAACTGGCGCAGACAGAACCCAATGGCGCCATCTGGGCCAACCAGTTCGACAATGTGGCGAATCGTCAGGCACATGTGGAAACCACGGGGCCCGAGATCTGGGAACAGACCGGCGGCAAGGTTGACGGGTTCGTCAGCGCGGTCGGGTCGGGTGGGACATTGGCAGGCGTGGCCCAGGTTTTGCAGCCCAAGGGCGTCAAAATCGGTCTTGCCGATCCCATGGGGGCTGGCCTGTATTCGTATTACACGACGGGTGAGATCGCGATGGAAGGTGGCTCGATCGCCGAAGGTATCGGGCAGGTGCGTATCACCAAGAACCTCGAAGGGTTTACACCGGATTTTTCTTATCAGATCACCGATAACGAAGCGCTGCCCTACATCTTTGATCTTCTGCGTGAGGAGGGCCTGGTCATGGGCGGCTCGACCGCGATCAACATGGCAGGGGCGGTGCGCCTGGCCAAGGAAATGGGGCCCGGCCATACCATTGTGACCATCCTGTGCGATTATGGCACACGCTATCAATCAAAGCTGTTCAACCCCGAGTTCCTGCGAGAAAAAGAGCTTCCGGTTCCGGATTGGATGACCGAGGCACCGCGCAGCATTCCCGGCGTTTTCGAGGACGTGTGA
- a CDS encoding DUF3772 domain-containing protein, whose translation MLGQVRLFLTLLFLCFVGFSNSAVAQLTDRQSEYYQGWVKTASRAEAVIEANRASDAALENLRSEINGYRDDFNRARGANTDRITTLESQIKALGPKPEGDTTEPEDIANLRVHLEEQLNSLRVPRIISEEAYSRANGLISEIDQILRARQKKEFFEQGPSPINPAYWGPAWVDVKEAVQGLVNETITNLRSDVVREQIRARGLAIFILLVISAVLLIFGKRWSELGGDYLRLLGGAGTGVWSFVISLLRILLPWIGVVAVVTAISLTGVPGLRGSLLLQNVPYWAAIVFFYDWIGRQVYVIGASQGFQRLSAARITELRVYIDLLALMLVLHELALLFERIENISDATRAVVSFPIIVATALLLLRVRQIRTTDGPPDQAASTRSAGFSQLVEFLRRALFLLGIMSPLLAIFGYTNAAEAIVFPAVKTLVLIGALVILQRFISQIYGWVTGQGEAAGDSLFSVLVGFALAILALPILAIYWGARETDLLEAWSRLLLGFDIGGVTISPSNFLTFVAVFAIGYTLTRLLQSGLRNSLLPKTNIDPGGQNAIVAGSGYVGIFLAALVAIMVAGFDLSSLAIVAGALSVGIGFGLQTIVSNFVSGIILLVERPISKGDWIDVNGMMGYVKDISVRSTRVETFDRTDVIVPNSDLISGVVTNYTRGNTIGRVIVPVGVAYGTDTRLVETILGEIANNHPMVLANPAPSVVFQGFGADSLDFEIRAILRDVNWVLSVKSDMNHEINRRFSEAGIEIPFAQRDVWLRNPETLRASDPSKQDASISEQDEPRKVAEAPADLTEADMDSDSGDEV comes from the coding sequence ATGCTTGGACAGGTCCGCCTGTTTCTGACCCTGCTATTCCTGTGCTTTGTCGGGTTTTCGAATAGCGCTGTTGCACAGCTGACGGATCGTCAAAGTGAGTATTACCAAGGCTGGGTCAAAACCGCGAGCCGGGCCGAAGCCGTCATCGAGGCGAACCGGGCGTCTGACGCTGCGCTGGAGAATTTACGTTCTGAAATAAATGGTTACAGGGACGACTTCAATCGAGCTCGTGGTGCGAATACCGACCGTATAACGACGCTGGAAAGCCAGATAAAAGCGTTGGGGCCCAAACCTGAAGGGGACACGACTGAACCTGAAGACATAGCAAATCTTCGCGTGCATCTTGAGGAACAGCTCAACAGCCTGCGTGTTCCGCGCATCATATCCGAAGAGGCGTATAGCCGTGCGAACGGGCTGATCAGCGAAATTGATCAGATCCTTCGCGCGCGCCAGAAAAAAGAGTTCTTTGAACAGGGCCCTTCGCCGATCAACCCGGCGTATTGGGGTCCGGCATGGGTGGATGTCAAAGAGGCCGTTCAAGGCCTGGTAAACGAAACGATCACGAATTTGCGTTCAGATGTCGTGCGCGAGCAAATTCGCGCTCGTGGGCTCGCAATCTTCATACTTCTGGTCATTTCAGCCGTGCTGCTGATCTTTGGCAAACGGTGGTCTGAACTTGGAGGCGACTATCTGAGGTTACTCGGCGGGGCCGGGACGGGGGTTTGGTCGTTCGTAATCTCACTTCTGAGAATTCTGTTGCCATGGATCGGTGTGGTGGCCGTGGTCACGGCGATCAGTCTCACAGGCGTTCCGGGTCTGCGGGGCAGCCTTTTGCTTCAGAATGTTCCGTATTGGGCGGCGATCGTGTTTTTCTATGACTGGATTGGTCGCCAGGTATACGTGATCGGCGCGTCGCAAGGGTTCCAACGTCTGTCCGCTGCGCGCATCACTGAACTGCGCGTGTATATCGATCTGCTCGCCCTGATGCTGGTTCTGCACGAATTGGCGTTGCTGTTCGAACGGATCGAGAACATCTCCGACGCGACCCGTGCCGTGGTCAGTTTCCCGATCATTGTCGCGACGGCTTTGTTGTTGTTGCGAGTACGTCAGATTCGAACAACCGACGGGCCTCCGGATCAAGCTGCCTCAACCCGTTCCGCGGGTTTCAGCCAACTGGTCGAGTTCCTGCGCCGGGCTTTGTTCCTGTTGGGGATCATGTCTCCCTTGCTGGCTATTTTCGGATACACCAATGCGGCCGAAGCAATCGTGTTTCCTGCCGTCAAGACATTGGTGCTGATAGGGGCCTTGGTCATCCTGCAACGGTTCATCAGTCAGATTTACGGCTGGGTCACCGGGCAGGGCGAAGCCGCGGGGGATTCGCTTTTTTCCGTACTGGTTGGGTTTGCATTGGCCATCTTGGCGCTTCCCATTCTGGCGATCTATTGGGGTGCGCGGGAAACCGATCTGCTGGAAGCATGGTCGCGCCTGCTGCTTGGTTTTGATATCGGTGGCGTCACAATTTCGCCCAGCAACTTTCTGACCTTTGTTGCCGTGTTTGCAATCGGTTATACGCTGACGCGTCTGTTGCAAAGCGGGCTGCGCAATTCGCTTCTGCCGAAAACCAACATAGATCCGGGTGGCCAAAACGCGATTGTCGCGGGTTCGGGATACGTTGGCATATTCCTTGCCGCGTTGGTGGCAATCATGGTGGCTGGTTTTGATCTGTCATCGCTGGCGATCGTCGCTGGCGCGCTGTCTGTTGGCATCGGCTTTGGTTTGCAGACAATCGTGTCGAACTTCGTTTCTGGCATCATCCTTTTGGTCGAGCGTCCGATTTCCAAGGGGGATTGGATCGATGTGAATGGCATGATGGGATATGTTAAGGACATTTCAGTTCGTTCGACCCGGGTCGAGACGTTCGACAGGACGGATGTTATCGTTCCGAACTCTGACCTGATCAGCGGTGTCGTAACGAACTATACCCGCGGCAATACGATCGGGCGGGTGATCGTTCCGGTGGGTGTTGCATACGGAACTGATACGCGTCTGGTAGAAACCATTCTGGGCGAAATTGCCAACAACCATCCGATGGTTTTGGCCAACCCGGCGCCAAGCGTTGTGTTCCAGGGGTTCGGAGCAGACTCTTTGGACTTTGAAATACGGGCGATCCTGCGGGACGTGAACTGGGTTCTGTCGGTGAAATCCGACATGAACCATGAAATCAACCGCAGATTCTCGGAGGCGGGGATCGAGATCCCGTTCGCACAACGTGATGTCTGGTTGCGAAATCCCGAAACCCTGCGGGCCTCTGACCCAAGCAAGCAGGACGCTTCCATATCTGAGCAGGATGAGCCACGCAAAGTCGCAGAAGCTCCGGCGGATTTGACCGAGGCGGATATGGACTCGGATTCGGGTGATGAGGTTTGA
- a CDS encoding aldehyde dehydrogenase codes for MHQKPHFQLYIDGAWTEGARGQVMHSQNPATGQDWSSFACAAPEDVNRAVSAARRSLDDPAWRDMTQTARGKLLFKLAELIEENASHLGQLETTDSGKLLAETASQTAYVGDYYRYYAGLADKIEGAVLPIDKPDMHVFTKREPIGVVVAIVPWNAQMFLTATKLGPAMAAGCSVVLKASEIAPAPMLEFARLIDEAGFPPGVVSVITGDAENCAIPLTRHPDVDRIAFTGGPETARHVVRNSAENFAVTTLELGGKSPIIVFDDANLDGAANGLIAGNFGASGQSCVAGSRGLIHRPVLEALVDKIEEKMKGIAIGDPLETATHIGPLCTTDQVERIQATLAKATEQGARIRFGGKPMDRPGNFMAPTLVECTSAETETLKVEMFGPVMSLLPFDTEEEAITLANDSQFGLGSGVFTENVARAHRVSSRLKSGICWINTYRAVSPIAPFGGYNQSGYGREAGIEAIHDYTRTKTVWLNTSEQPMSNPFVIR; via the coding sequence ATGCATCAGAAACCACATTTCCAGCTTTACATCGACGGTGCGTGGACCGAAGGGGCACGCGGGCAAGTGATGCATTCGCAAAACCCGGCGACGGGCCAAGACTGGTCCAGTTTCGCCTGTGCCGCACCCGAAGACGTGAACCGCGCCGTGTCCGCGGCGCGTCGGTCACTTGATGATCCCGCGTGGCGCGACATGACGCAAACCGCACGCGGCAAACTGTTGTTCAAACTTGCGGAACTGATCGAGGAAAACGCCAGTCATCTGGGCCAGCTTGAGACCACAGACAGCGGCAAGCTGCTTGCCGAAACCGCAAGCCAGACAGCCTATGTCGGTGACTATTATCGATATTATGCAGGGCTCGCGGACAAGATCGAAGGAGCGGTTCTTCCGATCGACAAACCGGACATGCACGTCTTTACCAAGCGCGAACCGATTGGCGTGGTGGTCGCTATCGTCCCCTGGAACGCACAGATGTTCCTGACCGCAACCAAGCTTGGCCCCGCGATGGCGGCAGGATGTTCGGTCGTGTTGAAGGCCTCTGAAATTGCGCCCGCTCCGATGCTGGAATTCGCACGGCTGATCGATGAAGCTGGCTTTCCGCCCGGTGTTGTCTCTGTCATTACGGGGGATGCCGAAAACTGCGCCATCCCGCTTACCCGGCACCCGGACGTGGACCGGATCGCATTCACCGGCGGCCCGGAAACAGCGCGCCATGTCGTGCGCAATTCGGCTGAGAACTTTGCGGTGACCACATTGGAACTGGGCGGGAAATCCCCGATCATCGTTTTTGATGATGCCAATCTGGATGGCGCCGCCAATGGTTTGATTGCGGGAAACTTCGGCGCCTCGGGTCAAAGCTGCGTGGCCGGCTCGCGCGGATTGATACATCGCCCAGTACTGGAAGCGCTTGTTGACAAGATCGAAGAGAAGATGAAGGGCATCGCAATCGGAGATCCATTGGAAACGGCCACCCATATTGGCCCGCTCTGCACCACTGATCAGGTGGAAAGAATTCAGGCGACTTTGGCGAAAGCCACAGAACAAGGCGCACGCATCCGCTTCGGGGGAAAACCTATGGACCGGCCGGGCAACTTCATGGCCCCTACGCTGGTGGAATGCACGAGCGCAGAGACAGAGACGCTGAAGGTCGAAATGTTCGGCCCCGTGATGTCTCTGCTGCCATTCGATACGGAAGAGGAAGCGATCACATTGGCCAACGACTCGCAGTTCGGGCTTGGATCCGGCGTTTTCACTGAAAATGTCGCCCGCGCCCATCGGGTTTCATCCCGCCTGAAATCGGGAATTTGTTGGATCAACACATACCGCGCAGTGTCCCCGATTGCTCCGTTTGGTGGATACAATCAATCCGGCTATGGCAGGGAAGCGGGAATCGAGGCCATTCACGATTACACAAGGACCAAAACCGTCTGGCTGAATACGTCAGAGCAGCCAATGTCGAACCCGTTCGTCATACGCTGA
- a CDS encoding LLM class flavin-dependent oxidoreductase: MEFSLFAHMERLSPDQPHEKLYEEFIALCKMADEAGMRAVWTGEHHGMDFTIAPNPLMSLVDIAHHTKNVRLGTGTVVAPFWHPIKLAGETAAADLMTGGRIELGIARGAYSYEYERMMPGMDAWDAGQRMREIAPLLPRLWEGDCAHDGEFFKFPATTSAPKPVQPGGPPIWIAARDPNSHEFGVQNGFNIQVTPLWQGMHEIETLMGRFEDACSNYDGPRPKIMLLHHTYVGNDDADLDRAARELSCFYNYFGAWFQNKRPVRQGLIQKLTDEEMAANTMMAPENLARDLTIGTAEGVTERLKRYEDLGYDEYSFWIDSGMSFERKRASLARFIDDVMPKFQ, from the coding sequence ATGGAGTTTTCCCTTTTTGCACACATGGAGCGGCTGAGCCCCGATCAACCCCATGAGAAGCTGTATGAAGAATTCATCGCGCTGTGTAAAATGGCCGATGAGGCGGGAATGCGTGCCGTCTGGACCGGTGAGCACCACGGGATGGACTTTACGATCGCGCCCAACCCTCTGATGTCTTTGGTAGATATCGCACATCACACCAAGAATGTGCGGCTTGGCACCGGTACAGTGGTTGCACCGTTCTGGCATCCGATCAAACTGGCGGGCGAAACGGCTGCCGCGGACCTGATGACAGGCGGCCGTATCGAGCTGGGCATCGCCCGCGGCGCCTATTCGTATGAATATGAACGGATGATGCCGGGAATGGATGCATGGGATGCTGGCCAGCGCATGCGAGAAATCGCGCCGCTTTTGCCCCGGCTGTGGGAGGGTGACTGTGCCCATGATGGAGAGTTCTTCAAGTTCCCTGCCACCACCTCGGCCCCCAAGCCGGTGCAACCCGGAGGGCCGCCCATCTGGATCGCGGCGCGGGATCCGAACAGTCATGAATTCGGTGTGCAGAACGGCTTTAACATTCAGGTCACACCGCTTTGGCAGGGCATGCACGAGATTGAAACGCTGATGGGCCGCTTTGAGGATGCCTGCTCAAACTATGACGGGCCGCGCCCCAAGATCATGCTTCTGCACCACACCTATGTTGGCAATGACGATGCTGATCTGGATCGGGCCGCTCGGGAATTGTCTTGCTTCTACAACTACTTCGGGGCCTGGTTTCAAAACAAGCGGCCGGTCCGGCAGGGCTTGATCCAGAAGCTGACCGACGAAGAGATGGCGGCCAATACGATGATGGCCCCGGAAAACCTGGCGCGCGATCTGACTATCGGAACCGCAGAGGGTGTCACGGAACGTCTGAAACGTTATGAAGATCTGGGCTATGATGAGTATTCGTTCTGGATAGACAGCGGTATGAGTTTCGAACGCAAACGCGCATCGCTGGCCCGTTTCATCGACGACGTCATGCCAAAGTTTCAGTGA
- a CDS encoding flavin reductase family protein has product MTELDPRDLRRAFGKFMTGVTVVTTRNASGMALGFTANSFTSVSLDPPLLIVCPGKNLSSYGEFSACTHFTVSVLAEGQEDVSNTFASFKGDRFAKTDHSLDAREIPLINGAVATFSCRTHRVVEAGDHCVLIGQVEAYSHNDRPALGYANGRYFSLGLERGALEPTGRRIVCGAIIEHEGRVLLEKTDAGFRPPQVTLSDRRQLRDSLRQDLHDRGIDANLGVVYSVYDDATAHHVYVLGNAPDLPKHGKLEAVAIEDLAALSYTTTPITTMISRFALESRTRDFSLYLGSAQQGDVHSFSERT; this is encoded by the coding sequence ATGACCGAACTCGACCCCCGCGACCTTCGGCGGGCATTTGGCAAATTCATGACCGGCGTGACCGTAGTTACCACGCGCAACGCCTCTGGCATGGCCCTGGGCTTCACGGCAAATTCCTTCACTTCGGTTTCGCTCGACCCGCCGCTGCTGATCGTCTGCCCTGGCAAGAACTTGTCTTCATACGGCGAATTCTCGGCCTGCACCCATTTCACGGTGAGTGTTCTGGCCGAGGGGCAAGAGGATGTGTCCAACACCTTCGCCAGCTTCAAAGGTGATCGGTTCGCCAAAACCGACCATAGCCTTGACGCGCGCGAGATCCCTTTGATCAACGGCGCGGTCGCGACATTTTCCTGCCGGACCCATCGGGTGGTCGAGGCAGGAGACCATTGCGTTTTGATCGGACAGGTCGAAGCCTATTCCCACAACGACCGCCCGGCGCTGGGCTACGCGAACGGGCGGTACTTCAGCCTTGGTCTGGAACGCGGCGCGCTTGAACCGACGGGGCGCAGGATCGTCTGTGGCGCAATCATCGAACACGAAGGTCGCGTGCTGCTTGAAAAAACGGATGCCGGTTTCAGGCCGCCGCAGGTCACATTGTCCGACCGGCGACAGTTGCGGGACAGCCTTCGGCAGGATCTGCATGATCGTGGCATCGACGCAAATCTCGGCGTCGTCTACTCGGTCTATGACGATGCCACAGCGCATCATGTCTACGTATTGGGCAATGCACCGGACCTTCCCAAACACGGCAAGCTTGAGGCCGTCGCGATTGAAGACCTGGCGGCCCTTTCCTACACGACGACACCAATCACCACCATGATTTCCCGTTTTGCGCTGGAAAGCCGAACCCGCGACTTCTCACTTTATCTGGGCAGTGCGCAGCAGGGCGACGTGCACAGCTTTTCTGAAAGGACCTGA
- a CDS encoding alpha/beta fold hydrolase, which yields MTWTTRPRSEIGGLAAIQTGAGPDILLLHGVGLRAEAWGAQLDGLESEARLTAPDMPGHGKSPLSLIGTELSEYSEAARNVLGSLNGPVLVVGHSMGAMMALDLAAKTPDRICGVVAMNAVFERSAKAAQAVQERAAGLDGETPVDPTSTLRRWFGDIGSPERDACREWLTAMDPAAYKLAYTVFAQSQNPRRGALEKLGCPALFITGSQEPNSTPHMSRRMAEVTPNGRALIIDGAAHMMPMTHASQVNAAISSFQSEVQS from the coding sequence ATGACGTGGACAACCCGGCCGCGGTCTGAAATCGGCGGGCTGGCCGCGATCCAAACTGGCGCAGGTCCGGACATCCTGTTGCTTCACGGGGTTGGCCTGCGGGCCGAAGCCTGGGGCGCGCAGTTGGACGGGTTGGAGTCTGAAGCGCGCCTGACGGCACCGGACATGCCCGGCCACGGCAAAAGCCCGCTCAGCCTTATCGGCACGGAACTGTCGGAATACAGTGAAGCCGCAAGGAATGTGCTGGGCAGTCTGAACGGGCCGGTCCTTGTTGTCGGCCACTCGATGGGCGCGATGATGGCGTTGGACCTTGCCGCCAAGACGCCAGATCGGATTTGCGGCGTCGTGGCAATGAATGCCGTTTTTGAACGCAGTGCAAAGGCAGCGCAGGCCGTTCAGGAACGTGCTGCGGGACTGGATGGTGAAACACCGGTTGATCCAACCAGCACGCTGCGCCGGTGGTTTGGTGACATCGGTTCGCCTGAACGTGATGCCTGCCGCGAATGGCTGACGGCCATGGATCCGGCGGCTTACAAGCTGGCCTATACGGTTTTTGCCCAAAGCCAAAATCCGCGGCGCGGCGCGTTGGAGAAACTTGGCTGCCCCGCGCTGTTCATAACCGGCAGTCAGGAGCCGAACTCCACACCACACATGTCGCGTAGAATGGCCGAAGTCACCCCGAACGGACGCGCCCTGATCATCGATGGGGCGGCCCATATGATGCCGATGACACATGCAAGTCAGGTCAACGCCGCCATCTCCAGCTTTCAAAGCGAGGTGCAATCATGA
- a CDS encoding amino acid synthesis family protein codes for MKPEIRKIVTYDEEVLVEGFRPAEIPWRMFAVAAVITNPWAGRYVEDLKPEIHAYGPVLGKMMTNRMIALAGSGDAIEAYGKAAVVGLNGEVEHASGIIHTLRFGNHYRQAVSAKSYLAFTNTRGPANAPIMVPLMDKNDAGRRSHYLTVQFSIPDAPRDDEIVVVLGAATSGRPHHRIGDRYQDLKDLGHDVDNPAAV; via the coding sequence ATGAAGCCGGAAATACGCAAGATTGTTACCTACGACGAGGAAGTTCTTGTCGAGGGATTTCGCCCTGCGGAAATCCCATGGCGCATGTTTGCCGTGGCCGCAGTGATTACCAATCCCTGGGCGGGTCGATATGTCGAAGACCTAAAACCGGAAATCCACGCATATGGCCCCGTACTGGGAAAGATGATGACGAACCGCATGATCGCGTTGGCCGGCAGTGGTGACGCAATCGAAGCCTATGGCAAGGCAGCCGTCGTCGGGCTGAACGGCGAGGTCGAGCACGCCTCGGGCATTATTCATACCCTTCGCTTCGGCAACCACTACCGGCAGGCGGTCAGCGCGAAATCCTATCTGGCTTTCACAAACACGCGCGGCCCCGCGAATGCGCCGATCATGGTTCCATTGATGGACAAAAACGATGCCGGGCGGCGTTCTCACTACCTGACCGTACAATTCTCGATCCCGGACGCACCACGCGACGATGAAATTGTCGTCGTATTGGGGGCCGCAACCTCGGGCAGACCGCATCACCGTATCGGCGACCGGTATCAGGATCTCAAGGATTTGGGCCATGACGTGGACAACCCGGCCGCGGTCTGA
- a CDS encoding LysR family transcriptional regulator: MGKSLPPLTWFRSFEAAARTLSFTAAAEEIGLTQSAVSQQVKSLEMRLGTALFVRHPRSLALTDAGRKLLPEVGSALEALAAAAGRADASAPGDVLTVATSVSVAQWVIAPNLADFTARNPEISVRLLSAIWPDDFHASQADVQVRFGSEKQVGRGAERLRPDRLVAVKAPTLAGDPFDLPLIEAVGTSSGWKTWLDKQGVQRQPAVFVDTFGMALHLAVHGSGVALISEFLAKHAMATGLVGSAHDSTVECNEGYYLSADASNPAAALFRDWLLEQIRV; this comes from the coding sequence ATGGGAAAATCACTTCCACCGCTGACCTGGTTCCGATCCTTCGAGGCAGCAGCCCGGACCCTGAGTTTTACTGCGGCTGCCGAGGAAATAGGCCTGACCCAATCGGCCGTCAGTCAGCAGGTGAAATCCCTTGAGATGCGTCTGGGGACAGCACTTTTTGTAAGGCATCCGCGCAGTCTGGCCCTGACGGATGCCGGGCGAAAACTGTTGCCCGAAGTCGGCAGCGCGCTTGAGGCACTTGCCGCAGCCGCCGGAAGGGCCGACGCAAGCGCACCAGGAGATGTCCTGACGGTGGCCACATCTGTCAGCGTCGCGCAATGGGTCATCGCCCCAAACCTCGCGGACTTCACCGCACGCAATCCAGAGATCAGCGTGCGGCTGCTCAGTGCAATCTGGCCTGACGATTTTCACGCGTCGCAAGCTGATGTTCAGGTCAGGTTCGGGTCAGAAAAACAAGTGGGCAGGGGGGCCGAGCGCCTGAGACCTGACAGGCTTGTCGCTGTCAAGGCGCCGACGCTTGCCGGGGATCCGTTTGACCTTCCCCTGATAGAAGCAGTCGGCACGTCCAGTGGATGGAAGACGTGGCTCGACAAGCAGGGCGTGCAACGGCAGCCTGCTGTTTTCGTCGATACGTTCGGCATGGCGCTTCATTTGGCCGTTCATGGCAGCGGGGTTGCCCTGATCAGCGAGTTTCTGGCGAAACATGCGATGGCAACCGGTCTTGTCGGAAGCGCACATGACAGCACTGTCGAATGCAACGAAGGGTATTATCTTTCCGCCGACGCCAGCAATCCGGCGGCCGCATTGTTTCGTGACTGGTTGCTTGAACAGATACGGGTTTGA
- a CDS encoding M24 family metallopeptidase, whose protein sequence is MTHSDPAFSRAEYDRRLAKTRKAMAAKGIDCLFVEDPSNIGWLTGYEGWSFYVHQGVLIFLDADPIWWGRRQDANGALRTVWMGDDRIFGYADHFVQSTTRHPMQDLAQLIADCGHGRSRIGVELDNYYYSAKAHITLTTELPEATLMDATALVNWQRVVKSDEEIALMRKAARISEFVTDGVLERVEPGLRKNELVAQIYHDAITGVGDDWGDYAAIVPLLPSGSDAAAPHLTWNGDVFKSGECTFFELSGCYRRYHAPFCRSVFLGQLPDHLRRAEVALVEGLEAGLEAARPGNRAKDIAKALAAPLERAGIERGARCGYPVGLSYPPDWGERTISLRDEDNTILEAGMTFHFMPGLWMDDWGLAITETILIKENGPAECLCKRPRKIFVKP, encoded by the coding sequence ATGACCCACTCTGATCCAGCCTTCAGCCGGGCGGAATATGATCGTCGTCTTGCGAAGACCCGAAAGGCGATGGCCGCAAAAGGAATTGACTGCCTTTTTGTCGAAGACCCTTCGAACATCGGATGGCTCACCGGGTATGAGGGCTGGTCTTTTTACGTTCACCAGGGTGTCTTGATCTTTCTTGACGCGGACCCGATCTGGTGGGGGCGCCGGCAGGATGCAAACGGTGCGCTGCGCACGGTGTGGATGGGGGACGATCGGATTTTCGGATACGCCGATCACTTTGTGCAGTCGACCACGCGGCATCCTATGCAGGATCTGGCCCAGCTTATTGCGGACTGCGGACACGGCCGCAGCCGAATTGGGGTGGAGCTGGACAATTATTACTACTCGGCCAAAGCCCATATTACACTGACAACGGAACTGCCCGAGGCGACGCTGATGGATGCAACGGCCTTGGTCAACTGGCAACGGGTCGTGAAATCCGACGAAGAAATCGCCCTGATGCGCAAGGCGGCCCGAATTTCAGAGTTTGTGACTGACGGCGTGCTTGAACGCGTTGAACCCGGCCTGCGCAAGAACGAGCTGGTCGCACAGATATACCATGACGCGATAACGGGCGTCGGGGATGACTGGGGGGATTACGCGGCCATCGTACCACTTTTGCCGTCCGGCTCAGACGCCGCCGCGCCGCATCTGACCTGGAATGGAGATGTGTTCAAATCGGGTGAATGCACCTTCTTCGAGCTCTCCGGCTGCTATCGCCGATATCATGCTCCGTTCTGCCGGTCGGTATTTCTGGGTCAACTGCCTGATCATCTTAGAAGGGCCGAGGTGGCCTTGGTCGAGGGGTTGGAAGCGGGTCTGGAGGCTGCGCGCCCCGGCAATCGCGCAAAAGATATCGCCAAAGCGCTGGCGGCGCCTCTCGAACGTGCGGGGATCGAACGCGGTGCCCGCTGCGGCTATCCTGTCGGCCTCAGCTATCCTCCGGACTGGGGCGAGCGCACGATCTCGTTGCGGGACGAAGACAATACCATCCTCGAAGCTGGCATGACATTTCACTTTATGCCCGGGCTGTGGATGGATGATTGGGGGCTTGCGATCACCGAGACCATCCTGATCAAGGAAAACGGACCGGCAGAGTGTCTGTGCAAACGACCACGCAAAATATTTGTCAAGCCCTGA